One region of Blattabacterium cuenoti genomic DNA includes:
- a CDS encoding CDP-alcohol phosphatidyltransferase family protein, with amino-acid sequence MIKIKRTIPNIFTLLNLFFGCISITFLQEKNFVFSTIATIFSIIFDFLDGFFSRIIKKNGNEFGKELDSLADMVSFGIVPSLITFILLKKVIHQKIPFIEWFSFFISIFSACRLANFNIDKNKKNGLTTPINTLFFSFLSIITISNSTPIFIKNFITNPITILFMIFFSCYFLISKISMISLNFEGLSWIRNKKRYIFLLISMFLLLTLHLLALPCIIICYIIISLYFHLKKSY; translated from the coding sequence TTGATCAAAATTAAAAGAACAATTCCAAACATTTTTACTTTATTAAATCTATTTTTTGGATGCATATCTATAACTTTTTTACAAGAAAAAAATTTTGTATTTTCTACTATTGCTACTATTTTTTCTATAATTTTTGATTTTTTGGATGGTTTTTTTTCTAGAATTATAAAAAAAAATGGAAATGAATTTGGAAAAGAATTAGATTCTCTTGCAGATATGGTTTCTTTTGGAATAGTTCCATCTTTAATTACTTTTATTTTGTTAAAGAAAGTAATTCATCAAAAAATTCCATTTATTGAATGGTTTTCTTTTTTTATTTCTATTTTTTCTGCATGTCGTTTAGCCAATTTTAATATTGATAAAAATAAAAAAAATGGATTAACCACTCCAATAAATACTCTATTTTTTTCTTTTTTATCTATTATTACTATTAGTAATAGTACTCCTATTTTTATAAAAAATTTTATAACTAATCCTATTACAATACTTTTTATGATATTTTTTTCTTGTTATTTTTTAATTTCTAAAATATCAATGATTTCTCTTAATTTTGAAGGTCTTTCTTGGATAAGAAACAAAAAACGTTATATTTTTTTGTTGATTAGTATGTTTCTTTTATTAACTTTACATTTATTAGCGTTACCATGCATTATTATTTGTTATA
- a CDS encoding citrate synthase produces the protein MCSNIVDFKINGCHYKFPIVYGTYNKAINIAHLRENTEFITFDPGLKNTGVTKSSISFIDGEKGILLYRGYPIEQIIKKCSFIETSYLILNGELPNTAQLKHFSEKIKEFNCINQNIYKILDEIPNFCHPMGILSSLTYILTSFTNYLKDEDMYFHLLAKLPILAALTYRKKVGLPPSYPDKNISYVSNLLKMFFYIPNKSYQQNTIITDALDKLLILHADHEQNCSTTTVRLLGSAHADLFSAVSAGISALWGRLHGGANQAVIEMLEVILKSGGNIKKWLDKAKNKKDPFRLMGFGHRIYKNFDPRAKIAKKVAENIVKELNISDPVLELAKNLEEKALQDSYFKEKKLYPNIDFYSGIIYQAIGIPKDMFTVMFALGRLPGWMAHWKEMKLNMDPIVRPRQIYIGNKKRNIQKN, from the coding sequence ATGTGTAGTAATATTGTTGATTTTAAGATTAATGGCTGTCATTATAAATTTCCTATAGTTTATGGAACTTATAATAAAGCCATTAATATAGCTCATTTAAGAGAAAATACAGAATTTATTACATTTGATCCAGGATTAAAAAATACGGGAGTCACAAAAAGTTCTATCAGTTTTATAGATGGAGAAAAAGGAATACTTTTATATAGAGGATATCCTATTGAACAAATTATTAAAAAATGTTCTTTTATAGAAACAAGTTATCTTATTTTGAATGGAGAACTACCTAATACTGCACAATTAAAACATTTTTCTGAAAAAATAAAGGAATTCAATTGTATTAATCAAAATATTTATAAAATACTGGATGAAATTCCAAATTTTTGTCATCCTATGGGAATTTTATCTTCTTTAACTTATATTTTGACTTCATTTACAAATTATTTAAAAGATGAAGATATGTATTTTCATCTTTTAGCTAAACTACCTATATTAGCTGCTTTAACTTATAGAAAAAAAGTAGGGTTACCTCCTTCTTATCCAGATAAAAATATTTCTTACGTTTCTAATTTATTAAAAATGTTTTTTTATATTCCTAATAAATCTTATCAACAAAATACAATTATAACAGATGCATTAGATAAACTTTTAATTTTACATGCTGATCATGAACAAAATTGTTCAACAACGACAGTACGCTTGCTAGGTTCTGCTCATGCAGATTTATTTTCTGCTGTATCTGCTGGAATTAGCGCTCTTTGGGGTAGATTACATGGAGGGGCGAATCAAGCTGTAATAGAAATGTTAGAAGTTATTTTAAAAAGTGGAGGTAATATTAAAAAATGGTTAGATAAAGCTAAAAATAAAAAAGATCCATTCAGATTAATGGGATTTGGACATAGAATTTATAAAAATTTTGATCCTAGAGCAAAAATAGCTAAAAAAGTAGCGGAAAATATTGTTAAAGAATTAAATATTTCTGATCCAGTTTTAGAATTGGCAAAAAATCTAGAAGAAAAAGCCCTTCAAGATTCCTATTTTAAGGAAAAAAAACTTTATCCTAATATTGATTTTTATTCTGGTATAATTTACCAAGCTATTGGTATACCAAAAGATATGTTTACTGTTATGTTCGCTTTAGGAAGATTGCCTGGATGGATGGCACATTGGAAAGAAATGAAATTAAATATGGATCCTATAGTAAGACCTAGACAAATTTATATAGGAAATAAAAAAAGAAATATTCAAAAAAATTAG
- the fabD gene encoding ACP S-malonyltransferase, producing the protein MKAYLFPGQGSQFLGMGKNLYKKNNLAKKLFQLADEVLGFKITSIMFEGTKDLLKNTKYTQLAIYIYSVIKAKISNNFNPDMVAGHSLGEFSALAAIDVFSFEKGLILVNYRASIMQEICESVYGGMAVVFGLEDEIVEFFCKKDNGIVVPSNYNSPGQLVISGEYKALKRVCYSLEKIGGAKRILILPVHGAFHSPIMEPAKKKLKIFIKKMEFKKPKCSIYQNVTGKSVIKSSDIKKNIVNQITFPVKWKQSIKNMIKDGAISFTDIGPGNILLNIIKQILKNRI; encoded by the coding sequence ATGAAAGCTTATTTATTTCCAGGACAGGGATCTCAATTTTTAGGAATGGGTAAAAATTTATATAAAAAAAATAATCTAGCAAAAAAATTATTTCAATTAGCTGATGAAGTTTTAGGATTTAAAATAACATCTATAATGTTTGAAGGTACAAAGGATCTTTTAAAAAATACGAAATATACGCAACTAGCAATTTATATTTATTCAGTTATAAAAGCAAAAATATCAAATAATTTTAATCCAGATATGGTAGCAGGTCATTCTCTTGGAGAATTTTCAGCTTTAGCAGCAATTGATGTATTCTCTTTTGAAAAAGGATTGATTTTAGTGAATTATAGAGCATCAATTATGCAAGAAATTTGTGAATCTGTTTATGGTGGAATGGCAGTGGTTTTTGGATTAGAAGATGAAATAGTGGAATTTTTTTGTAAAAAAGATAATGGAATTGTCGTTCCATCTAATTATAATAGTCCAGGACAATTAGTTATTTCTGGAGAATATAAAGCTTTAAAAAGAGTTTGTTATTCTTTAGAAAAAATAGGAGGAGCTAAAAGAATTTTAATTCTTCCTGTTCATGGAGCTTTTCATTCTCCTATTATGGAACCAGCTAAAAAAAAATTAAAAATATTTATAAAAAAAATGGAATTTAAAAAACCTAAATGTTCTATATATCAAAATGTTACAGGAAAATCTGTAATAAAATCTAGCGACATAAAAAAAAATATTGTAAATCAAATTACTTTTCCAGTAAAATGGAAACAATCTATAAAAAATATGATAAAAGATGGAGCTATTTCATTTACTGATATAGGTCCAGGAAATATATTATTAAATATAATAAAACAAATTTTAAAAAATAGAATATAG
- a CDS encoding GYDIA family GHMP kinase produces MYHQHKRFYSHGKILLTGEYFILCGASGLALPTIKGQSLTINNNKLSSILHWKSYDEMNEIWFEVIFKLPNLDICYETEKKTAKRLRYLLLKSKKVKKNFLKNSFGIHVKTQLEFPRNWGLGSSSTLINNISKWAKIDPYMLLGYPFPGSGYDIACVSISKPIIYKIYNKKPYVIPINLNIPFKDKLFFLHLNKKQNTCDSIQFFYSKKNITSDSIQYISYITKKIPFCKTLKEFEELLLKHETIISKILNIPTIKEIYFTDYLGLVKSLGGWGGDFVLISYRKGMKNYFSKKGFHTLISFDEMILLK; encoded by the coding sequence ATGTATCATCAACATAAACGTTTTTATAGTCATGGAAAAATATTATTAACAGGAGAATATTTTATTTTATGTGGAGCTAGTGGATTAGCTTTACCTACAATAAAAGGACAATCATTAACTATTAATAATAATAAATTATCTTCTATTTTACATTGGAAAAGTTATGATGAAATGAATGAAATTTGGTTTGAAGTTATTTTTAAACTACCAAATTTAGATATTTGTTATGAAACAGAAAAAAAAACGGCAAAAAGATTAAGATATTTATTATTAAAATCTAAAAAAGTTAAAAAGAATTTTCTTAAAAATTCTTTTGGTATACATGTTAAAACACAATTAGAATTTCCAAGAAATTGGGGATTGGGAAGTAGTTCTACTTTAATAAATAATATTTCAAAATGGGCAAAAATAGATCCATATATGTTGTTAGGTTATCCTTTTCCCGGAAGTGGTTATGATATAGCTTGTGTTTCTATTTCAAAACCTATCATTTATAAAATTTATAATAAAAAACCTTATGTTATTCCTATAAATTTGAATATACCATTTAAAGATAAACTTTTCTTTCTACATCTTAATAAAAAACAAAATACTTGTGATAGTATACAATTTTTTTATTCTAAAAAAAATATTACTAGTGATAGTATACAATATATATCTTATATAACTAAAAAAATTCCTTTTTGTAAAACGTTAAAAGAATTTGAAGAATTATTACTAAAACATGAAACAATTATATCAAAAATACTTAATATTCCTACTATTAAAGAAATATATTTTACAGATTATCTAGGTTTAGTAAAAAGTTTAGGAGGTTGGGGGGGAGATTTTGTTTTGATAAGTTATAGAAAAGGAATGAAAAATTATTTTTCTAAAAAGGGATTTCATACTCTTATTTCATTTGATGAAATGATTTTATTAAAATAA
- a CDS encoding ribonuclease E/G, which translates to MDKKPPFRILSEINKTSCLLRDRFNDDFKFIYCNNSLICEEIYSYLSFIAPEKTNIIKYYKENTPIFKKYGIEKQIQIYLGKNVPLPNGAYLVIEHTEALHVIDVNSGMSNHMGKNCTESERIDYILKINLMAATEIARQLILRDMGGIIVVDFIDMYEPIQRKKLYEHLKDEMKNDKAKHQILPPNKFGLVQFTRHRVRPELKVKNHNKYQKINSYVDYIHHLEFIIDTIKKNKGIQLHIHPFVSSFLKKGFPSIQQKWFFKYKRWIKIIPNDSFGYTEYKITNKNNDMISSSFIF; encoded by the coding sequence CATCTTGTTTATTAAGAGATAGATTTAACGATGATTTTAAGTTTATCTATTGTAATAATAGTCTGATTTGTGAAGAAATATATTCATATTTATCTTTTATTGCTCCAGAAAAAACTAATATAATTAAATACTATAAAGAAAATACTCCCATATTTAAAAAATATGGAATAGAAAAACAGATCCAAATTTATTTAGGTAAAAATGTCCCTCTTCCAAATGGAGCATATCTTGTTATAGAACATACTGAAGCACTTCATGTTATAGATGTAAATAGTGGTATGAGTAATCATATGGGAAAAAATTGTACAGAATCAGAAAGAATTGATTATATATTAAAAATAAATTTAATGGCTGCAACAGAGATTGCTAGACAATTAATATTAAGAGATATGGGAGGTATAATTGTAGTAGATTTTATAGATATGTATGAACCTATTCAAAGAAAAAAATTGTATGAACATCTAAAAGATGAAATGAAAAATGATAAAGCAAAACATCAAATTTTACCTCCAAATAAATTTGGATTAGTTCAATTTACTCGTCATAGAGTTAGACCTGAATTAAAAGTAAAAAATCATAATAAATATCAAAAAATAAATTCTTATGTAGATTATATTCATCATTTAGAATTTATTATAGATACTATAAAAAAAAATAAAGGAATTCAATTACATATACATCCTTTTGTTTCTTCTTTTTTAAAAAAAGGATTCCCTTCTATACAACAAAAATGGTTTTTTAAATATAAACGATGGATTAAAATTATTCCAAACGATTCTTTTGGATACACAGAATATAAAATTACTAATAAAAATAACGATATGATATCTTCTTCTTTTATTTTTTGA
- the mnmG gene encoding tRNA uridine-5-carboxymethylaminomethyl(34) synthesis enzyme MnmG yields the protein MLNTYDILVVGGGHAGSEAAIASSKMGSKTLLITSNLQTIGQMSCNPAIGGIAKGQIIREIDALGGYSGIISDCSTIQFRMLNKSKGPAMWSPRAQCDRKLFSYYWRFFLEKNITLDLYQDTVTSLIIEKCIVKGVITLFGLKIKSKIVILTNGTFLNGKIHIGEKKINGGRIAEQESKGITEQLTKYFGLKYGRMKTGTSPRVDGRSLDYKKMIVQNGDKNPKKFSFFYNSKKLKKQRKCYITYTNHKVHDLIYENINFSPIFKGSSPRYCPSIEEKIFRFSNKKEHPIFVEPEGWNTVEVYINGFSTSFPEELQYKSLKEISGFEKVKILRPGYAIEYDYFPPEQLKHTLESKIIENLFFAGQINGTTGYEEAAAQGLIAGINAHLKNEKKDPFILKRNEAYIGVLIDDLITKGIKEPYRMFTSRAEYRMLLRQDNADERLTYMGYNIGLISEEKMKMVDNKISKIEKCIFFFKKTNFDPKIINPILIYKNSPIISHDKKIETILSRSEIDIKDISNISFIKKKIEKNNFSQEILEQVSIRIKYKGYIDREKENAKKLIKLENLKIPNNFNYKNIKSLSLEAREKLDYYRPISLSQASRISGVSPSDLSILLIYMGR from the coding sequence ATGTTAAATACATATGATATTCTTGTAGTAGGAGGGGGACATGCAGGATCCGAAGCTGCTATTGCTTCTTCTAAGATGGGATCAAAAACCTTACTTATTACTAGTAATTTACAAACAATAGGACAAATGTCATGCAATCCAGCTATAGGAGGAATTGCAAAAGGACAAATAATTCGTGAAATAGATGCATTAGGTGGATATTCAGGAATTATTTCTGATTGTAGTACTATTCAATTTAGAATGTTAAATAAATCTAAAGGTCCTGCAATGTGGAGTCCTAGAGCTCAATGTGATAGGAAATTATTTTCTTATTATTGGAGATTTTTTTTAGAAAAGAATATTACACTTGATTTATATCAAGATACTGTTACATCTTTAATTATAGAAAAATGTATAGTTAAAGGAGTGATAACACTTTTTGGATTAAAAATTAAATCTAAAATAGTGATTCTAACAAATGGAACTTTTTTAAATGGAAAAATACACATTGGAGAAAAAAAAATTAATGGGGGAAGAATAGCAGAACAAGAGTCTAAAGGAATTACAGAACAATTAACTAAATATTTTGGATTAAAATATGGTAGAATGAAAACAGGAACATCTCCAAGAGTAGATGGTCGTTCTTTAGATTATAAGAAAATGATAGTTCAAAATGGAGATAAAAATCCAAAAAAATTTTCTTTTTTTTATAATTCTAAAAAATTAAAAAAACAAAGAAAATGTTATATTACTTATACAAATCATAAAGTTCATGATTTAATATATGAAAATATTAATTTTTCTCCAATTTTTAAAGGAAGTAGTCCTCGATATTGTCCTTCTATAGAAGAGAAAATTTTTAGATTTTCTAATAAAAAAGAACATCCTATTTTTGTGGAACCGGAAGGATGGAATACAGTAGAAGTATATATAAATGGATTTTCAACCTCATTTCCTGAAGAATTACAATATAAATCTTTAAAAGAAATTTCAGGATTCGAAAAGGTTAAGATATTGAGACCAGGATACGCTATTGAATACGATTATTTTCCTCCAGAACAATTAAAACATACTTTAGAAAGTAAAATTATAGAAAATCTTTTTTTTGCAGGACAAATTAACGGTACTACTGGATATGAAGAAGCTGCAGCACAAGGTTTAATAGCGGGAATTAATGCTCATTTAAAAAATGAGAAAAAAGATCCTTTTATTCTTAAAAGGAATGAAGCTTATATTGGAGTGTTAATAGATGATTTAATTACAAAAGGTATAAAAGAACCTTATAGAATGTTTACTTCAAGGGCAGAATATAGAATGTTATTACGACAAGATAATGCTGATGAAAGACTTACTTATATGGGATATAATATTGGATTAATTTCAGAAGAAAAAATGAAAATGGTAGATAATAAAATATCTAAAATTGAAAAATGTATATTTTTTTTTAAAAAAACTAATTTTGATCCAAAAATAATAAATCCTATTTTAATTTATAAAAATTCACCAATAATATCTCATGATAAAAAAATAGAAACTATCTTATCAAGATCTGAAATTGATATAAAAGATATATCAAATATTTCTTTTATAAAAAAGAAAATTGAAAAAAATAATTTTAGCCAAGAAATATTAGAACAAGTATCAATTCGTATAAAATATAAAGGATATATTGATAGAGAAAAAGAAAATGCAAAAAAATTAATAAAATTAGAGAATCTTAAAATTCCAAATAATTTTAACTATAAAAATATTAAATCTTTATCATTAGAAGCTAGAGAAAAATTAGATTATTACCGTCCAATATCTTTATCTCAAGCATCAAGAATTAGTGGTGTTTCTCCTTCAGATTTAAGTATTTTATTAATTTATATGGGACGTTAA
- a CDS encoding TatD family hydrolase, with translation MKIIDTHAHLYMNEFEKDINFVIKKALKQGIYRFLLPSINSYTVPKILKLEKKYPNICFPMIGLHPNMVHPNSLEKELNNIKKWLDKYSFISIGEIGMDLHLEKKFVFEQEYAFKTQIKWAKEKKLPIVIHCRNAFDQIFNILSKEKNFFLKGVFHCFSGTLEQAMKIIDFGIKLGIGGIITFKNNYISKFLHKISLDHIILETDSPYLSPHPFRGKRNEPVNLKIILKKLSKIYSIPEKKIADIININVENIFF, from the coding sequence ATTAAAATAATTGATACTCACGCTCATTTATATATGAATGAATTTGAAAAAGATATTAATTTTGTTATAAAAAAAGCCCTTAAACAAGGTATATATAGATTTTTACTTCCTTCTATAAATAGCTATACTGTACCTAAAATATTAAAATTAGAGAAAAAATATCCTAATATATGTTTTCCTATGATAGGATTACATCCTAATATGGTACATCCTAATAGTTTGGAAAAAGAATTAAACAATATCAAAAAATGGTTAGATAAATATTCTTTTATTTCTATAGGAGAAATTGGTATGGATCTACATTTGGAAAAAAAATTTGTTTTTGAACAAGAATATGCTTTTAAAACTCAAATAAAATGGGCTAAAGAAAAAAAACTACCAATAGTGATTCATTGCAGAAATGCTTTTGATCAAATTTTTAATATTCTTTCAAAAGAAAAAAATTTCTTTTTGAAAGGAGTTTTTCATTGTTTCTCTGGAACTTTAGAACAAGCTATGAAAATTATTGATTTTGGAATTAAATTAGGTATTGGTGGAATAATTACTTTTAAAAATAATTATATTAGTAAATTTTTACATAAAATAAGTTTAGATCATATAATATTAGAAACTGATTCTCCATACCTTTCTCCACATCCTTTTAGAGGAAAAAGAAATGAACCCGTTAATTTAAAAATAATTTTAAAAAAACTTTCTAAAATTTATTCTATTCCAGAAAAAAAAATTGCAGATATTATTAATATAAATGTAGAAAATATATTTTTTTAA
- the ybeY gene encoding rRNA maturation RNase YbeY has protein sequence MIKLFYEISDFYVINESLFIKDIYLLLKNEGNIYIGNINYIFCNDKFILEMNKKYLKKNFYTDVIAFNYSLKKCISGDIFISIDRVIENSNQWHQFFLFELKRVMIHAILHFLGYDDQNKMDQIIMKKKEDFYLNLFQY, from the coding sequence GTGATTAAATTATTTTATGAAATTTCAGATTTCTATGTTATAAATGAATCTTTATTTATTAAAGATATTTATCTTTTATTAAAAAACGAAGGTAATATATATATAGGAAATATTAATTATATTTTTTGTAACGATAAATTTATTTTAGAAATGAATAAAAAATATCTTAAAAAAAATTTTTATACAGATGTAATTGCATTTAATTACTCTTTAAAAAAATGTATATCAGGAGATATATTTATTAGTATAGATCGCGTTATAGAGAATTCTAATCAATGGCATCAATTTTTTTTATTTGAATTAAAACGTGTAATGATACATGCAATATTACATTTTTTAGGATATGATGATCAAAATAAAATGGATCAAATAATAATGAAAAAAAAAGAAGATTTTTATTTAAATTTATTTCAATATTGA
- a CDS encoding FtsB family cell division protein: MKNKKIKLFIINKYFWISFFFFIWMSLFDTNSLILHYKLKNNIDKITLDRDFLKKKILLETNHLKKLKTDSKYLEKLAREKFYMKKKDEDLFVITN, translated from the coding sequence ATGAAAAATAAAAAAATTAAATTATTTATTATAAATAAATACTTTTGGATAAGTTTTTTTTTCTTTATATGGATGTCTTTATTTGATACTAATTCTTTAATATTACATTATAAATTAAAAAATAATATTGATAAAATAACATTAGATAGAGATTTTTTAAAGAAAAAAATTTTATTAGAAACTAATCATTTAAAAAAATTAAAAACAGATTCTAAATATCTTGAAAAATTAGCTAGAGAAAAATTTTATATGAAAAAAAAAGATGAAGATCTATTTGTAATAACAAATTAA
- the fumC gene encoding class II fumarate hydratase has translation MIYRTEKDTLGKVQVPMEKYWGAQTERSRINFRIGLESSMPIEVIHSFAFIKKAAAHANFEFGILSKKKKDIISLVCDEIIKGKLNNQFPLVIWQTGSGTHTNMNINEVISNRAHVLTGGTLSNKKKSFIHPNDDVNMSQSSNDTFSTAMHIASYKKLIEKTIPSIIKLKKNLEKKSKLFNNIIKIGRTHLMDATPITLGQEFSGYVSQIDHGLISIKKTLDHLSELSIGGTAVGTGLNAPKGFDKKVTEFISKYTNIPFQVAKNKFESLSSHDAIVEAHGAIKQIAVSLIKISNDIRFLASGPRSGIGEIYIPENEPGSSIMPGKINPTQCEALIMVCMQIIGNDVTISIAGSSGNYELNVSKPLIIYNFLQSSQLLADVCLSFSNFCIKGIKPNYHRIKEHLNKSLMLVTALNTHIGYEKSAKIAKCAYENNTTLKEESIRLGYLTNEEFDKLVNPSKMV, from the coding sequence ATGATTTATAGAACAGAAAAAGATACTTTAGGTAAAGTACAAGTTCCTATGGAAAAATATTGGGGAGCGCAAACAGAAAGGTCTAGAATAAATTTTAGAATAGGATTAGAATCATCCATGCCTATAGAAGTAATTCATTCTTTTGCTTTTATAAAAAAAGCAGCAGCTCATGCTAATTTTGAATTTGGTATTTTATCTAAAAAAAAAAAAGATATAATATCTTTGGTATGTGATGAAATTATAAAAGGAAAATTAAATAATCAATTTCCTTTGGTAATATGGCAAACAGGTTCTGGTACTCATACTAATATGAATATAAATGAAGTTATTTCTAATAGAGCACATGTTTTAACAGGAGGAACTCTTTCTAATAAAAAAAAATCTTTTATTCATCCTAATGATGATGTAAATATGTCACAGTCATCTAATGATACTTTTTCTACAGCAATGCATATTGCTTCTTATAAAAAATTAATAGAGAAAACTATTCCTTCAATTATAAAATTGAAAAAAAATTTAGAAAAAAAATCTAAATTATTTAATAATATTATTAAAATAGGTAGAACTCATCTTATGGATGCTACTCCTATTACTTTAGGACAAGAATTTTCTGGTTATGTATCTCAAATAGATCATGGATTAATTTCTATAAAAAAAACCTTAGATCATCTTTCTGAATTATCTATAGGTGGAACTGCTGTAGGAACAGGATTGAACGCTCCTAAAGGATTTGATAAAAAGGTAACGGAATTTATTTCTAAATATACAAATATACCTTTTCAAGTAGCAAAAAATAAATTTGAATCTTTATCATCTCATGATGCTATAGTAGAAGCTCATGGAGCTATTAAACAAATAGCTGTTTCCTTAATAAAAATATCAAACGACATTCGTTTTCTTGCCTCTGGTCCTCGTTCCGGTATTGGAGAGATTTATATTCCAGAAAATGAACCTGGATCTTCTATTATGCCAGGAAAAATAAATCCTACTCAATGTGAAGCTCTTATTATGGTTTGTATGCAAATTATAGGTAATGATGTAACAATTTCAATCGCAGGATCTTCAGGTAATTATGAATTAAATGTTTCTAAACCATTAATAATATATAATTTTTTGCAATCTTCTCAACTTTTAGCAGATGTTTGTTTATCTTTTTCTAACTTTTGTATAAAAGGTATAAAACCAAATTATCATAGAATTAAAGAACATTTGAATAAATCTTTGATGCTAGTTACAGCATTAAATACTCATATTGGATATGAAAAATCAGCAAAAATAGCAAAATGTGCTTATGAAAATAATACTACTTTAAAAGAAGAATCTATTAGATTAGGATATTTAACTAATGAAGAATTTGATAAACTAGTAAACCCTTCTAAAATGGTATAA